Part of the Aptenodytes patagonicus chromosome 14, bAptPat1.pri.cur, whole genome shotgun sequence genome, AGAAATATCAGaaggttttctgtattttttttattagttttccaGTGAAATCACTATTTGGTGACTGAGATGTTGTAAGTTCCAAGTAGATGAACTGGCATTTATTAAAGCGTTTGAAATAAGGCAGTAATGTCGGGTGAGAATTACAGAATTTAGCTATCCAGCTTGCTTGCAAAACATGCTTAATTTGCATCATGCAAATACTGTGCCTCTTACATATTGGGTAATTACACATAGATCACCATAATTACCCCATGACATAGTTGTGCTGTCTGACTTGCGCAGGGAGTGCCAGTGTTTTCAGCGTAGATCTGCCTTGTGGTATTCAAATGCCATGAAAATCTGATCTTTAACAAAGTATGTGTTTCTGGCAAGAGCCAGTCAGAGGCAGCAGTCACATCTGGGTTAAATATCAGAGTTTCTTAAAGGCTCAAATACAAAACAGACTGGAAATGTGAAGAACCTGGTAACCCAGAGCATGTTCCTGTGAGGCCCGGATGTAGGACTGGTCTGTAAATGGGAATGGCTTGAGTGCTTTTTCTTGTGTCGCTGTGGAGCACGTGCTTGATGGGCTGAGGGTTTTGtctcaccgccggctgcaccccTTCCCGGGGGACAGTACAGGGAGGGACCAGCTGTGGGTATGTCCACCTCCAGAGCCACCTGCAAGGAATGGGCAGCAGAGGGGGTGAGGAGTGAAATCTGCTGCCCCAAAACATGTCACTCCAGGTGGTGTCAAGCTAGAGAGGTGTCATGAGATGTGTGTGGAGGTGTATACCTGTGTAAAACAATAACCAGTCTCGTTTTTCAGGGAAGCTCCTCTTGCCCTCCCAAGCCTCGGGGTATCATTGATTTCTGACAGTGTGACCCCAGCATGAATCCCTGGTGGCCAGAGGGACGGGGAGCTCCCTGTGACTCCCCCGTGGGGCCATGTGTGATGCTTGGCTCTCATTTCCCTCATGTCCTCCCCCAGGTGCAGACCCGCAGCTCCGATGAGCCCATGACCACCTTCGTCGTGTGCAACGAGTGTGGGAATCGCTGGAAGGTAGCACACCAAGGATATTACTGGCACTGAGGGGTGTTAGGGTAGCTGCACCCACGATGCTGCAGACGCTTAGCTGCTGCCCTCAGAGGTGCTTGCCAAACGCTGACTGGCTCTAGCAAGTGATCTTTCCTCCCAGCACAGAGGCAAGAGCTCCTGGGTTCATCCCATCTCTGCAGACCAGCTGGGGTCAAGTCTCACTTTCGcattccctgcctccctcctcacATCCCCTCTTCTGCCATGACCAGCTTCACAGTGCTTTCCatgctccctctgccccctgaGGGATGGTGGTGATGACATTCAGGATTTTAAAACTGCTCTTTTATACTGCGCACAGAGCTCGGGGGTGAGCAGAAATCTCCCGGTCAATGGCGAGCAGAAATGGCGCCACTACCAAGTGCCAAAGAGCCGCAGCCGAGAGATTCAAACGGGAGCTCTGTTTGGCCCCTACTCCAGGGGCTGAGCCCTGCTTCTGCAGAATCCCCAAGCCCTTGCCAGCTTCAGAAACAAGACCATCACCTGGATCCCTATCTTCTTCTAGGCAGCACGCGCATGACCCGCAGCTCCCCTTGGCAGTGAGGTTTTCTAATCGGGGTTTAAACTCCCTTCTCTTGCAGTTCTGCTGATATGTGCCATGGCCCGAGAGCGGCAGCCAAACGCAGATCAGAGCGCAACCTCCATACGCCAGCTCCCACGGCAATTGTGTATTGTGTCCCAAGTGAGTTTGCATTGTCACGCGCTGAGAGAGCAGCTGCGGGGAGGCCTGCCTCTCCGCTTGGGCCTCAGTGGAGAGCCACAGCTGTGGGCTGACAGGGTGGCAGGAGAGCTCACTAAACACACTTAGTCGTTATTTTTCTCATCTAAGCGAGTATGgtcacttttttcttcaaaactaatattaaacatttttgtcAGTTTCTGACTTTTATTTGAACTCTGCGTGTGCAGCACTTTGTTTTTGCGGCGTGGAACTGCATGGGAGCTTGACAGATGGTCAGTGTCCAGGTGGATGAGGACTGAACACTGCCTGGACCACCTGAAAGCGAGAAGCCGCTTGTAGGTACACCCTCAGTGCTTGTTCCGAGTCAACTCACGAAACCTAAAACACTGGGCCAAGTCCTGGGGTGGCTGCGTGGGCGGTACTGGTCTTCCTCTCCTGACTGAGGAGACCTGTTGATGGAACGCAGCTTTTGGGGCGCAGATCAGGTGCTGCTTTCCATCTTGACGGCATTCATTTGATTTTGCACAGTGGTGTGTGCCTTGTCATCTCAGGCCTTTAAATGGCAACAGCATAGGCTGCTGCAAGAGGGGAGTGTGCTGCCCGGGTTGTAACAGACTGAAAGCAGGGTGACACCAgccacaacaaaacccaacccaaatggttggctggggggagcaggacagggaggaaggTGTGCTAGGCCTTGGTGAGGTTAATCTCGATACAGGGAGAAGCCATCAATAAAGGAGGTGGAGGCAATCCACTGGCCAGTGGGAGTGTTAAAAGGGAGTCCCAGGCACTTTCCTGGTTGTGCATGCTCTGCTCTTAGCTGGACGGCTGAAAGGCAGCCTGAATTTTCAGAGGGACTGGCTGGAGAGGctcaggaagaggaggaaatgctgCAAATACAGGAAACTTTCCAGAGGCTTGGACTGGAAGAGGTAGGGATTACAGATAGTGGTGGGAGTCGTTAGCGCTTagctctggaagtggtggggttTGCAGTGAGCTCAGAGCTAGAGCAAAGCAAGCTTCAGGTGCTACGTCTGCAGACATGGCCCTGTGAGGGGGACCTGCAGGGTCAGGCTCTTTCTGGGAGGCAACTAGAACCTGGTGGGGAAATTCTGTCTGTCCTCACAGCAGCTTTCAGCCTGAGACTTAAAATCCCTCTTTTCTTCCTAGCCTTTAACTGGGGTGACGCAGCATTTGGGGGACCCCAGTAAAGCCTCCGAGTTTGAGGCCACTCTGGAGCAGTCCTCTGCACTGCAGCTCTTGCGCTGACAAGCACTGCAGGAGCATTTGTAGTCATGTCTCTTACGGCATTGCTCCCCTGttccagagggaaaaacaagTATTTCCACTGGCTTTTCAGCATGCCAGAGAGCAGACATTCAACAGAGACCTTGGAGATGTTTAGAGAGGAGTAAGCAGCCACatgaaagcaatggaaaatgtgCTCGCAGCCCCTTTgagggctgtgctcctctggAGGCAGGGATCCCAACAGGATCCTTTGCTCAGGGCTTTCACGTTACGGGGTGCAGCCAAGTCTCCCAAGAAGGAAAAGATTCAAAGATGCTGACAGCTGATTTAAGCCTCACGAGTCTTGCGGCGAATGGGATTATTCAAGCCAGGCTTGGGAGGGAACAGAGTCCTTGcagtaatgcttaaaaaaaaaagcttcaggaTCTGAAACCAAAGCTGGCCAAGGCACTCTGGCTTGTGCGCTCTGAGTAGGAGCCAGCTAATGCCCGGTTGCCGTTGCCTTTCGTCTTGCATTGCTGTAAGGAGGGGCGCTGAGCTTGGGCACCGTTTGCTGACAATCCTGAGCTGGGTATGGGGAGTCCCAAGCAGACGGAGCCCCCCAAACCGAGGGAGAAGTACCATGTCTCGGGGCCGTTTTCTGAGATAACACCAAGGAGAGCCAGTGAGGGGAAAGCCACTGGATAAAGAGGTGTCTCAGAAGTAAAGATTCACTTACAAGGTGTTTAAAAGTGCTAGGAGCGGGAGCAAGAGACTAGATTAACTGGTGGCAGCGGGGTCTTCCCTGGGCTGAGACCTCCATGGCGTGCAGAGGCTCCGACCCGCCTGCCGCGCTCCCGAATGGCTTCGGGGATGCTCAACCTCCAAACCTTGAGCTAAGGCCGTGTGAGATACTTCCTTTACTCACAGAGCAAACCGAGCAGCCAGAACTAAAACCTCCCCAGCGCAGGGTGGGGATGCTGCGGGGCTGTAGCAGTGGAGGCTTGGCacccacaggggaaaaaacctgtcAATAACAACCGAGTAATAACAATACTGACATTCCTGAACAAATGAACTATCTCTGGTCTctctcaaaaatacatttttctcgaACTGTATTTCCAGCTTggcaaataaaactaaatttacTGACATGAATTTCCACACgaggaaggaaacaaacaaacaaaaaaaagctgagaattttttttgtttgtttaaaaaaataccttcaaTAAAAAGAATCAGtgctccttctttttttctttgaaagggagggagagaaggagggaaaggggtAGATAAATAGGAAACCACGGGCTGTTCCAGGTCAGGAAAAGCAAAGACTAGTGTTGGTCTTCTGCAGCGTGGCCGAGCCGGTGCGTAGCCGGGCGGCAGGACCCCGGAGTTGGCTTCATTTCAGCgcggagggcaggggctgctggcagaAACGTTTTTAATTCTGGGCGCAGGGGCTCCAGTAAACCATTCCTCATGCCGTACAAAAACACACAGCGATCGTATATCTTCCCTGCGGCGTTTCCCATCCCGCGTGGAGCCCTGCCTGGCCACTGCTTGGTGCCAAGCTGCTCCCAAGGGATGAGGGCCGACCCTTGGGCTTCTTCCCCGCTTGCGGGGCAGGCGTGGGCCAGCCGGGAGCCTTCGCTTTCAGGGGTCCCGGTGCCTGTGGGTTTCTCAGGAGGGCAAACGATGCCTGCACGGCCCCCCATGCATGTTTTCCCCTTCGCTGAGGTCTGTGAACCGAGGATGCAGGATGCTCTGAGCTCGGGGTGACGAGCGCGTGCGGCCCCGGGGCTGGACCGGTGCCATGCCATGGGGACTGGGCGCTCCGGGACGGGggctggcagagcgggcagctgCTGGGCAACCCCTGCCCACCCTCCAAGCGCATCCTCATGGCACCACCGCTGCTGGGGTCCCGTCTGACCCCTCCAGAGCCCCTTAGGCAGCTTCAGAAATGGGGGGGACCATGgccccagggtgctgcctgccctcTACCCCCCAtccggccccggcgctgcccccggATCCGCCGGGAATGCAAACAGGGCTGCagcgctgccccccgccccatGGGCCACTTCAAACAGACGGAGCAATGTAAACCTGACAAGTTTTTATATGTACAGAGACGCGTCAaacccccctcccgcccctcgAGTCCCCCAgtaaaagccaacaaaaaaagcatttaaaataaaaagttaaaaaaaaaaaaaaaaaaagaaaatgacagtcgacctcccccccaccccaaaaaaacccccgacCCAGTCCCCAACTGGGTCTCAGGTGGGAAATGGGGACGGGCCAGGTCCCCAGGTGTGGCGGAGAGGGGATAAAGTGACCTCTTCAAAACGGGgtgcggggggagccggggagggggagccgggcCCGGGTGCTCTCCCGTGCGCTCCCGCGTGCTTCCCCGGCTCATTCCGGCCAGCGGCGGGGACGGGGCAGGGGTTCAGTAGTACGAGCCGGCCCAGGCTGTGCTGCCGCAGTGGCACCAGCCCCGGGGACAGTCCTGGAGGGTGGCCCAGAAACCGGGGTGACGGTTCGGTTCATAGGTAAAAAGCTAAAAACTTGGgagcgggggctggcagggagggtggCGGAGGGGAGGAGGCACCGAGCCCCCCTGGCCACCGTGTCCCCGCCGGCGtccccgcggccggcgggcgcCCTTAGGACTCCGAGGAGGAGCGGGAGACGCTCTGGAGCAGCGATTTGTATATGGCAGAGTTCAGGAAGCGAGGGTAGGAGTCTCTGTGCATGAGCGTGTAGATCTGGAGCTGCGCGTCGTCGAAGGTGTGCGAGGACGGCTCCTGCATCTTCCGGTTGATGACCTCCCGCACCCGCGAGTCCAGGCTCACCTGGGCGGCAGGgagagaaatgggggggggggggggggggggggggggggggaaggttgaGGGACCCCCGATGCTGAgcccccatccccagcacccacccctgcaccccTGTACAAGCTCTCGCGGGAAATTGGGTATCAACGTGGCACGTGGCCAGTCGTGGGGAGACCGCGGCGTGCTCCACCCCGGACTATACTTGCACCGGAGGCAGGGTGTTTTGGAGAGAGGAGCGGGGAGGTCTCCGGGTCCTCCCTGTGTTCCCTTGGCTGGGCGCAGGGAGGCAGGCTGGGGTGCTCCCACCCTGGGTGCCCCCACTCTGGGGATGCTgtgagctgggctgcagcatctCCTCAGCCCGCTGGTGCCCTCGTGAGGTTTCGGCCCCGCAGCACAGCCCGGCCTGCGGTCCCGCTGCCGGACGCCCTCCCCACCGCCGTGCACAAGCATGAAGCAAACCCGTTACCCTGCCAAACTCATCCCCAAccacccaccccatccccaaatTGCCGCAGGGCTGCAGCGGCAGCCGGGACAGAGCCCTTTCCCTAAGAAAGGCCCCCCCAGCTCCTTTTTAGCCTGAGCCACCCCCTGAGAGCCGTGGCAGGGGCTCTGCCCCGTACCTCCTTGGGCGAGAGGATGGAGATGTAATCCTCGTAGATCATCCTGGCCTTCTCGTCGATGGTGTGCTTGTTGCACTCATTTTTGAGCTCCTCGCACGCTAGCCAGAAGAGCATGTTCTCCTCGCTGTACTCAGTCCGCAAGAACTCCCGGAAGACGTTGCGACCCGCCGGGCTCTTCATCAGCTTGTCGAAGGACTGTGCCCAGCCCCGCACCTCCTCCGGCGTGGGTTTGGTGCTGCCGGGTCCCGGCAGGGAAGGCAAGGGGACAGCGTTACGGTCAGCCCGGGAGGGCTGCGGGCTCCCCGCTGTGTCCCTCCCTGCGCGGCTCGGCCGTGCTCATCCCTGGTCCCATCCCAGAGGGACCGTGCCCGAACACATCCCCCGTGCTCACGCCGAGGCTGTTCCTGCTTGGGCTCCAGTTATTACGGAGGCTTTCAGAGGTCGCTCGTGGGGTCTGTCCCGGCTCCGCTCGGCCGGGCTGGAGCGTGGGTTTGctttcagctgaattttccaAGCTGAGATGTATTTTGGTGCTGGCTTTGCACAAACCCAAAAGGGAGCAAAAGCCCTTCCCTTCCAGAGCGGCAGCTCTGAGCTGCCCCAGCCGGGGAGAGACCGACATCGGTCCATCATCACTAAcggctgggggagggagagagggaggctgCTCCCCAGCAGATACTCATCACCTGCTAAAGCAGGCAGGAGCAATCATTATCAGTGGCTAATTAGCACATCTGACCCCTATCCCTGCTGCACCAGGTGCTGCAGAGAGCACCCATGGCTGGGCTGCATGCAGGGGGTTGTACCTGTCCCTCAGGGAGTGGGTGCTCAGTGCAGGGCATCCCCAGAGCAGGGTGCCTGCAGGATGAGGCTCTGCCCTTGGGACATGGCCTGATAGGTCTtgcatgcctcagtttccctttccaAGGGGCCCAAGGGCCAGAGTCACAGAGGGCTGCAGCCCGTGGCTCCGGGCTCCCCATTTCTCAGAGGGAACCAGGGACACGCCGCTGGAAGCAGCACCAGGAACCCCCGAGTCCTAGCACCCCAATCCTGCTCCCCGTGGGTGCACCAGCGGGCAGGATGCAGGGCTGGGTGCCATGGAGGGTGGCAGTGggtgccatgctgtgccgtgccatgccgtgccggTCCCCCTGGCCCACGCCTGTGGCGCTGCCCCTGCACTCACCATGCTTCACAGTTTGGGATGGTCTCCAGTTTGGTCTCCCGGGACGCCCTCCATGCTCGCTCCCGGTCCTCGTTCCTAACAGGGAGACAGAAAGGTAGTCAGGGGCGTTGGGGACGCATCCAGACCCCCATCTTGACCCCCTGACTGGCCCTGGCCACCGaatctcctcctccccacccagctcctccccagcacccagcccgcCCCGGCACCCGCTGCCCCGGCGGCACCCTGGCTCCCTTGTGCAATTTTGCTGTCACCGTGCAAGGGTGTTTCCTGCGCTTGggcaccgccgcggccccggccccgctccgccgcccgggACGTGTGCCAAGGCCGAGCCCGGAGCGGCCACAGGGCCGGGCAGCAGCAACCGGCAGAGGTCAGTGCTGGTTCAGCCCACAGCAAAGCCGTCGTCAACCGCCACGAATAAACaccaataaataaacaaacaaacaaacgggGGTGGCTGCAGGGCCCAGGGCTGCGGCCACCGGAGCTCAGCGCCGCGGTGCGCTCGGCCCCCACGCCCAGTTATCATCGTCTCCGGCCGGTGACGGTCCCGGCTCGCCCAGGAAGCCAGTGGCTGGGGTAGACGGAGAAATGCGAAGGGCCAGACCCTGCCCCCCCGAGACACCCCAGCACCGGTCCAGCCCAGAGGCCGAGCGCGGGATGGAGGTGCCGGGGCTCGGGGGTGCCAGCGTCCCCTGTCCCCCCGTCCCTCGCCTTCGGGGATGCCGGTGGCACAAGGGGAGAGTGGCCTCCGGCCATCTTCCCTCGGGCCCTCAAATTTCAGCACCCGGTGCCGACCACAGCGCTTCCTGCTTGCAACACCGTCCCTCGCCGCTCGCACAGGATTAAAAGTGCAAACTTCTCCCTTGACAGCGCAGGCGGCTGGGGTGAGCAAAGCTGCGGGCACGTCCCAGCCCACGCCGCCCCTGGGGCTCGCTGTCCGGCACGCCTGAGCCCCAAAATGGTTGGCACCGGTCACTGCTTGCTCCGGGAGCGGGGTACAGGAGGGATTTCTGTCCCATCTCTGCTCACAGGTTCTTGCAGACGCGGAGGAGGGACACAGGGAAGGGTCACCCTGGCCACAGCCGAATGCCACGAGCCCGGGCAGCATCCGGGAGGGAGATGTTCGGGGCAGACTGAGAGGGCAGCCGCTCACTGCACTCGCTGTCTTGCAAATGTGAGGAAATGAGACAGGATCAGGCGAGATGGGGCCCCAAGGACACAGCGGGGGTTTGCACAGGGCTGATGCATCAGTGCTGGGGATGCACCGTGGGTTTGCACGGGGCTCAGCTCCAGGGTTTGCTGCTCCTCCAAGCTCGGTGCTGTGTCGTAAAGCCCAAAGCCGCTGCAAAGCCTGAAGCCATCAGCAACCTCAAAGCAGGCTGATGCTGAGGATGGAGAAGAGCAGACGGGCTCTTCAAAATCTGCGTTATCCAGAGAATAAGGAGCTGGGGATCCTTGGAGAGGATGGGAGATGCAGCCGCAGGCAAGCGGCTGGTTACGTCCTTGGCTTTGGGCAGCGCTGGGAGGCCAGGGCCGGACTCTGCACCCACTGCTCCAAGGCAGAGCTGCCCGGGAGGGCTCCCACGGACGAGAGCCATCCACCTCAGNNNNNNNNNNNNNNNNNNNNNNNNNNNNNNNNNNNNNNNNNNNNNNNNNNNNNNNNNNNNNNNNNNNNNNNNNNNNNNNNNNNNNNNNNNNNNNNNNNNNGGCAGGGCACTGCAGCTGCGAGAAAGCAGCCGTGACGCTGGGCAGGGaaacccagctctcctcctgccctgaccTGCCCGAAACACCAGCAAaatcctcctgcctgcacagcGCTGCCCGGCCTCACAGCCCTGCCCGGGCGCAGCCGGGTGCCCGGGGAGGGCGGGTCGGGGAGGCAGCGGCCGGGCAGCTCGGCCGAGCACCATACTGTGCCACCGGCGCTGCCTGCAGCTTCCCCCACGCAGCCTGGCCGGGAtgtccagccccagcagagccgTTAGTGCAGCGCCGGGGGGGGGTTTCCCGGTGCCGCTTTCTGCtctgcatattttaaaagatttggcCGACAGGCAGGAGTCACGGTGCACCGAGGCAAGGCGAAGCTCGGGCTCGCGAGCTCGCTATGCTCCGTGCAGAGGAGAGCAACGCACCACGGCACCACCGATGCCCATCTGGTCCAAAACACCGATTACACCCCTTCTAATCACGGCACCCATTCGTCTTTTGAACCCCAACGCAAGCACACAAGCAGCCCAGAGGCTCGGCTCggtgggcagggccagctccatcCCAGCCGCCCATCCGCACCCACTGCCCGTGGTGCCGCGCCGGGATCTGCACCGAAGGGCTGCCGAGCACCCAGGGGTGAGGGCTGCCGCAGGAGCCCGTCTCCCTTGAACCCAGGAGCCTGCTTGGGCAACAGCCGTGTCCAAGTGCTCGGTGCTGCATGAAGCATGGAGGACCAGCAACACGTGGGTGACCCTCGCATCTCCCCTCCTTACAGGACCCCCGAATATCGGACGACGAGGCGGGCAGGTGATGCTTGCCGGCCCCGCGGGAgcctcgggccgggccgggcggtgggACGTACCATgagcaactgcagcagcagcaccagcagaagcagcaggcgTTGGGGCGGTGGTTGCTGGCGGGTTGCACCGTTGTCGGAGAAGTCTCATGCCGGGACATCGGAAGGGGTGTCTCTGCGGACGCGGGTCCTGCGTACTgaaaggcaggagggcagggagcgGGTGAGCGAGCTGCCGACAATTATCCCCCACCATGTGCAAGCACCCGGAGGTAAACGAGGGACCCCCCGTGCAGTGACTTGCTGGGATTTAGTTTTGGCTCCCGCTTGCCATCCCGGCCACCAGCCAGCCCCAAGATGGTCACCACCTCACCTGCGTCCCAGCCTCATACACGGTGGACGGGGTTGGGTCGTGCTTCGGGGGCTCTTCTGCTGCTCTCCGCTCCTCCCAGCCCGTGGGTGAGCCGTGCCGCCGAGACCCCCTGGCTAATGTCCCTGCCGCCTCCTGGATGGAGCctgcggggagggagaggagcggCACCGTGTTACCTTCGCAGAGGGACCCCCCCGGCTTCGAGCAGCTCCGAGGGGGGCTGCTCCACGCCGGGGAAAGCCTTTTGCAGGCAGTGGGCTGGGGCACGGCAGGCAAACAGAAAGGGTGCAAGAAAAGGAAgtgagaaggaaaggaggagggggaaacaCGGCG contains:
- the RGS19 gene encoding regulator of G-protein signaling 19; translation: MSRHETSPTTVQPASNHRPNACCFCWCCCCSCSWNEDRERAWRASRETKLETIPNCEACTKPTPEEVRGWAQSFDKLMKSPAGRNVFREFLRTEYSEENMLFWLACEELKNECNKHTIDEKARMIYEDYISILSPKEVSLDSRVREVINRKMQEPSSHTFDDAQLQIYTLMHRDSYPRFLNSAIYKSLLQSVSRSSSES